GACTTCACGAACTCGTATTCCTGCTCGCGCGACATGGCATCGAAGCGCAAGCCGACCCGGCCGGGTGCCGTGAAGCCGACCGTGGCCGGGAACGCGTATTCCTCATCGCCGCGAAATAGCGACACGGTGACGCGCTCGTGCATCGGCACCTGGATGCCGTTCGGCAGCTCGACGCCGACGCCGCCTTCGGAGTAGTCGATGGTCTGGCAAGCCAGCGTGCGGCCGGTCGAAAATTTCAGCATCACCGGCATCTTCATGGCCACGCGGTGCACGGCGCGAATCTGCCGGCGCTCGCTTGCCGCGGCCACGCTCGCGCCCAGGATCAGCATGTTATAGCCGGTCCATCCCAGATTGAGCACGGTGGTTTTGACTTCGCTGGACACGTCCCACCGCAGGTAGATATGCACGAGTCCGACGATAAAGCCGAGCAGGTTCAACAGCAGCAGGAACAGGTAGGGACGCGAGATCGCCCAGTCGAAATAGTTCTTTTCGATCTGGCCGCCCTTGGCCGTCACGTTGAATTTGCCGAGCTTCGGGTTGATCAGTGCGAGCAGCGTCGGCGCGGTGATGTACGAGGCCAGCACCGATTCATAGACTTCCGCCCAGAACGAATGGCGGAACAGACGCTGCATGCGCGAGTTGGTGATACTCGCATGCATCATGTGCGGCAGCGCGTAGATCGCGATCGTGCCGGCCGCGGCTTCGATCACGTGGGCGCCGAAGAACAGGAACGACAGCGGTGCAGTCAGGAACACGAGGCGCGGCACACCGTAGAAGAAGTGCATCATCGCGTTCAGGTAGCACAGCCGCTGGCCGATTTTCAGGCCTTTGCCGGTCAACGGATTGTCGATCCGGAAGATCTGCGTCATGCCGCGCGCCCACCGGATCCGCTGGCCGATGTGGCCCGAGAGACTTTCTGTGGCGAGCCCCGCCGCCTGGGCAATCGCCAGATACGCGGTGGTGTAGCCGAGGCGGTGCAGCTTCAACGCAGTGTGCGCATCTTCCGTAACGGTCTCGACCGCGATGCCGCCGATCTCTTCCACCATCGAGCGGCGCAGCAACGCACACGAACCGCAGAAGAAGGTGGCGTTCCAGAGGTCGTTGCCGTCCTGCACGAGGCCGTAGAACAGTTCACCTTCGTTCGGCACCTTGCGGAAGGTGCCGAGGTTGCGCTCGAACGGGTCGGCCGAGAAGAAATGGTGCGGCGTCTGCAGCATCGACAGCAGCTTGTCGCGCAGGAACCAGCCGAGGCCGATCTGCAGGAACGAGCGGGTGGGGATGTGATCGCAGTCGAAGATCGCGAGGTACTCGCCGCTGGTGATCTTCAGTGCTTCGTTGATGTTGCCGGCCTTCGCGTGGCGGTTGTGCGTGCGGATCGTCCAGTGCACGCCGACTTCCTCGCAGAACGCCTTGAACTCCGGACGGCGGCCGTCGTCGAGCACGTGGATGGACAGCTTGTCGGCCGGGTAGTCGAGTGCGAGCGCTGCGTAGATGGTCGGTTTGACGACCGAGAGCGGCTCGTTGTACGTGGGAATGAACACGTCGACGGTCGGCCATGCGTTGCGGTCGGCCGGCAAGGGCATCGGCTCGCGCTTGAGCGGCCAGGCGGTCTGGAAGTAGCCGAGCATCATCACGATGGTCGAATAGACCTCGGCCGATACCAGCAGCAGACCCCAGACGGCGTCGAGCGGATGCTCCCAGTAGGTGGTGGCCGTCAGCCGCCAGAACATATAGCGGCCTGACGCGACCACCGACAGCATGATCATGACGAGCGTCGCATAGCGTCCCTGCAGTCGGCGAAACAGCAGCGCGCAGATAAAGCAGCAGGTCGCGAAGGTCAGTTGCTCGTAGAACGCCAGCGGCACGGTGAACACGAAGTACAGGATCACCAGCGCAAACAGCGTCAGGCAGACGGAGACGACCGTGCTGCCCCACAGGCGCGCGTCGACGATGCGCTCGAGCCGCGAAGGTGGCGCGGCGGTATCGATGCCCTCTGATTGCGGTGTGCTCATGCAACACTCCTCGGCGAAACAGCGATCGCGTCGATTCGCGACATCAGCCACTGGCCGCAGGAGCGAAAATCGACGGCTGCCTGGCTGAGCGGATCGTAGTGAATCAGCGTGGTGTCGCAGGCAAGCGACTCGCTGACGCCTTCGTCCTGATGGATGACTCCAGGGAAGAGCTTGTCGCCGAGCAGATGGCGCAGCACCTTGAGGACGTCTTTGGTCAACTGGCGCGACTGGTCGACCTGATTGATCACGTAGCCGACACCGCCGAACTCCGGACGCGGCGAGGCATAGGTTTCGATCATCCGCTCCATCTGCGGAATCGCCGCGTAGGAGGCGGCGTCCGCCAGCACCACGTTCAGCGCGAAGGTCGCCGCGCACAGGGCTGTGCGCGTATACACCGACGAGCCTGGCGGTGTGTCGATGACGACGATGTCGGAGGCTTCGAGCCGTAGCGTGGCGAGCGCATGCGCGAGCCACAGCGGATCGTGATCGATGTGCGCTTCGAAGCGGCGGCGGTCGTCTTCGAGAACGGCGCCGTAGGGCAGCACCGTGACGCCATCGACGCCGTCGAACATGACGCTCTGCCACGCGTCGCCGCTAAGGGTGGCGCGCGAGAGGCCGTCGATGCTGTCGAGCGGCACACCGAAATGCAGGCGCAGCGCGTTTTGCGGGTCGAGGTCGAGCGCGATCACACGCCGGCCACTGGTGGCGAGAACGGAAGCCAGGTTGGCAGCAAGGGTGGTCTTGCCGACCCCACCCTTCGCCGATACGACCGCAATGACTTTCATGAGCGACGTGGGCCGTTGGTCAGCCACGAGTGAGGAGCAGGCGTTGCCGCGGCGGGTGCCTCGCCGCGCAAACGATCGAATACTGACGCGAGCGGTGCCGCTGTGTTTTGAGGCGCGGGTGTTGCGGTGGCTGAAGCCGGGTTGTGCGCGGCCGGCTTGAACAGCTTGCCGAGGATCGACCCAGGCTGTGCTGTGGCGACTGCCGGGGCGGGTGTGGGTGCGGGTGCCGCTACAGCTGCGCGCGGCGTCCCGGCGGTAAAGCTGGACGAGGTGGTCGGGACGCGCGAGACACCGGCCCCCGCGAACTTTGCGGAAAACAGCGGGGCGGCGGGTGGTGCGAAGGCGCGCAGAGCGGGCGCAACCGACGGTTGCGAGGGAACAGCATGCGCAGTGGCCGGAGCCACTACCGGCGGCACGTCGCCCATATGAGCGATAGAAGCAAAACCGGGAGCTGTCGATGCCACGACCGGCGGGATGGGTGGGACCGTCGGAATCGACGCAGCCGGTGCAACGGCCGCGGCCGCTGCTACCGGCGCGGCGGTCTGGCTTGCGGCGACCTGCGGATCGGCAACCTGCGGCAACGCCGAAAAGCGTTCTGCACCGCGCGGTCCGTCCGCTTTCACGACATTGGCAACCGGCGGAATGTTGCGACGATGCGGCCGCGCAAACAACGGCGCCTTGCTGCGCATCAGCGCCGGCCCGGTCAGCGGCGTGTCGGCGGAGACGGACGCCTCGGGCCTGTCGTCTGCAGCGGCCTGCGCCTGGGCGGCGTCGTCGGCCTGTTTCGAAGCGGCATCGCGCCGTTGCACGATCGCCGGAATCGACGGTTGCGTCAGATCCAGCGTGACGAGCAGCGGCCAGCGCGTGCGCGCCGTGCTGGCCTCGTTCTCGCGACCGATCTCCTGATAGTCGCCGGCATTCCCGCCGAAATGCCCGAAGAGGGTTTCGATATCGCTCGAAGGACTCATGTCGCCGCCATGTTGTTCATGTCTGTCTTGTCTTGCGTTGCCCGTTTCCGCTGGCCGTCACAGCCAGTAGAAGTCCATCCCCTGACTGGGCTCATGCCGGCTGGCGGCCAAGCCTGAATTCGATCGTTGCGTGCTCATCGAACTCGCTCGCTTGCGCGACCGACAGACCCTCTGCACCGAGTGCGCTGAGCCAGGTCTGATAGACGCCTTCGAGGAAGGCGGGCGTCCAGCTGAGCGCGGCGGAGCCGAAAGCATGCAACGGCGCGCACGAGTGAGCGATGCGCAGGTAATCCGGTTCGTCGGAAAGATCCACGTAACCCCAATCCGCTTCCTGCCAGCGTGCGTTGAATGCCTCGGCGAGATCGGCAGTCGAGCCGCAGGGCGGCAAGGGATGCGCCGCTGCAAAACGGCAACCGACGCGATACATCAACTGACGCAGTTCGCCTTGCCCGATCTGCGCTTCGAACTCTTCTGCCAATGCAGTGAGCAAGCCGCGCCATTGAGGGGAGATCTGGCGGTCGAGCAGGTAGTCGAGAATAGGGACCATGTTTTCCGAAAAGGATGACCGTCTGCTGTTTATCCGTCGTTAAAACGGGTGTCTGAATCCGGACATCTGAAAGTGATTTTTGGTAAGGCGTGCGTGGCACGTGCGACGGTTGTTTTTACCTGTGCTGCGTGCTGTATGTTGATCGGCGCCCCTTTATCGGCAGTCTACTTAAGAGATAAATATTTCGCTACCACCGTCCGGCGTGAAGTTATATGGCCTTGCGCACACTGCGCATTAACAGAAGCAAACTTTGCGCGAATTTTTTTCCGATCCGTTACGCATTAAGGCGTACAAGGCGAGGACCAAAACGCACGACCTCGAATTGAAACGGTTTGAGCCCGTTGATCGACGCATAGGACTGTTGTGCGGTTGCATCATTGACGCACCTGCCGCGCCGCGAATAAGTGCTCTGCTAGCCGACGCTTTGCTTGCGGTAAGAGTGACCTGCGCGCCGCCCAGCGGCGTGGCTCGAGCGGCGTCGCTCGCCGCGGAAATTTGTTTTTGATGAGGGCATTAATATTTGTCAGACATATGCCGTTAACCAGCGGCAGAGTGACGGAACCAGGCTGACTTCTATCAACATGCTCCCCATCCACGCGCAACACATGACCGATGCCCATTTGCGTGACCGCTTTCATCGACGTTCGCTTGACCAGCAGCGCCCGCTTTCGACGATCACGATGGCGTCTACGGTCGTGGCTGCCCTGTTGTTCGTGCTGGCACGCAGCCTCGTAGCCGGCCCCACCATTTCGATTTCTTACCGGCTCGCTTGTGTCGCGATGCTGGCGCTGCTGGTGGCGGGCGTGCGCAAGGCGCGCACCACGGGAATCTTCGGCGCGCTCGGGGTTGGGTTTACGCTGGTGCTGGTGATCCTGATCGCGCTGAACGTCAATGGCCTGAATGAGCCGTTACTGTGGGCGCTGCCGGCCTTGCTGGTGATTCCGATCTGCGCGGCGCCGCTCTGGCTCACGCCGACGCACTTCTTTGCCGGCACAGTCGTGTTCTACGCAAGCGGTTTACCGCTACTGTTCAGGCAAGGGTATACGCACGATGTGAACGTCGTCACGTTGCTATGGGTGGCGATTGGCGTGCCGACTGCGTCGGTGTTCCATTTCGGCTTCTACTGGTTCCGGCGCGATCACTTCCTGCTGGAGAACCGCCTTGCCGAGCTGGCTGCGACCGATCCGCTGACCGGCCTGCAAAACCGCCGCTCCTTCATGGAGCAGGCCGAGCGGCGCCTCTCGACGCTCGCTGAAGGCGTCAAGGTCTGCGCGATTTTTGTCGACATCGACTATTTCAAGTCGTTGAACGACCAGTTCGGCCATGCTGCCGGCGACCAGACACTTTATGAAGTCGCCCAGGTGCTGATGGATCAGACCATCGCGCAGGATAGCGTGAGCCGTATCGGCGGGGAGGAGTTCGCGATCTTGCGGCGCGAGGGGCTGGCGTCCGCGCTTGAACTGGCTGAACGTTTGCGCGGCGCGGTCTCCCGTATCGCTCGCCCGGATGGTTACGTGACTGCAAGCTTCGGCGTGGCCGAGCATCGCACGGGAGAGAGCATCATGGCCTTGCTCGACCGCGCCGACGAAGCGCTGTTGCGCGCCAAACAGTCCGGCAGAAATCGCGTCTGTGCCGAGCGTTCGAGTCCGTTCGATCCGCTGCAGCTACTGTTTGCCGGCGACCCGGCCGATCCGTCGGGAAGCGCACGGCCCAGATGGGAAGACTACTACCTGACGTCGCACTTTCAGCCGCTCTATAGCTTGTCGCATCAGAAGCAGGTCGGCTTCGAGGCGCTGCTGCGCGGCGAGCAGAGCGATGGTTCACTGGTGCCGCCCGCGGTGCTGTTTGCGCCCCGGCCGCTCAGCGACGAAGGCGAGCTCGATCGCGCCAGCCACGTGGTGCACCTTGGCAACGCGCAACGGCTGATACCCGACGAAGCGTGGATCTTTCTCAACATCCTGCCGGCCACTTTCGTCGCAGATGGGTACGCCGACCAGCTTGCGGCGATCGTGCGCTCGGCCGCACTCGAGCCAGAGAAGATCGTCCTCGAAATTCTCGAGTCGCATGGCGGCAGCGTCGACGAGATGTCGCGTGCCGCGGCGCGTTATCGTCAGCACGGCTTTCTGATTGCCGTGGACGACTTCGGCGCGGGTCAATCGAACCTGGACCGGCTGTTCCGCATCCGTCCGGACTTCGTCAAGCTGGACGGCGAGCTGATTCGCGCGACGATTCCGGACACCCAGCATTCGATCCTGCCCAAACTCGTTTCCTTGCTGCATCAGGCGGGCATGCTGGTGGTGGTCGAGGGTGTCGAGACGACCGAGGAACTGATTCTGGCCGTCGAGTCGAATGTCGATTTCGCGCAGGGTTATCTGCTGGGCCGGCCGGCTGCCAGAATCGCGCCGCCGGACGCGGTCAACCGGATGATCGACCGCTCGTTCGATGTGATTGCGCAGGGCCGCGCACATCTGCATGCGCTGTTCGAGAACAAGGTCGAGCCGTACCGGTTCGCTTTGCGCAGCGCCGCCGATGCGTTGCTGAGCGGCATCGCCATGGAGGATGCGTTTGCCGATCTGTCGCAGCAGGACCTCTGCATCAGCTGCTTCATCCTCGATGACCGGGGGCGTCAGATCGGACCCGAAGTGGCTGGCGTCGCGAGCACGAGCCTTGCCGGCACGTTGCAGCCGGTCTCCGATCCGCGCGATGCGCGCTGGGACCATCGCCCGTATTTCCGCAACGCGGTGCTGCTGCCGGGCGTGCCGGTAGCCAGTAATCCTTATCTGTCGCTCGCGAGCGGACGGCCGTGCGTCGCGGTGACGGTGGCGATCCAGTCGCCGCAAATGCGCTCGGTGGTCGGCACGGAACTCGACTGGTCCGCGCCGCATCTGCCCTGGCCGGCCAGCGAATAGTCAGGAACCCTGAGCGGTGCGAGGCGCGCGTGTCGAGCCACGCACGACGAGCTTTGGCTCCGACGTGACACACATCCGCGGCGCGTCGCCGTTAGCCCGCACGCCACGCGGCGATGCCTCGATCAGTTCACGCAGCAAGGACACCGCCAGTTCGGCCGCTTCGACAGTCGGCACGGCGACAGTGGTCAGCGCAGGCCGCGATTCCTGGGCGAGCCGGATGTCGGTGATGCCGACCACGGAGAGATCATGCGGCACCTGCAAGCCGAGATCGGCGGCCGCATGCAGGGCGCCGAGCGCGGGCAGGTCGTTGGTTGCGAGGATCGCGGTCAGGCGGGGATCCGCTTCGAGCAATTCGCGGGTCGCGCGATAGCCGCCCTGGGTCGTGTCCGGCGCGTAGCGCACGGGCGAATCCGCGACATCGAGACCGGCAGTGCGCAGCGCGTCGAGGAATCCTTCGTAACGTGCTGCATGGATGCCGGCCACCTTGCTGCCGACGATGGCGCCGATGCGCCGATGCCCCAGTTCAAGCAGATGCTGTCCGGCCAGTTGCCCGGCGAGCCTGAAATCGACCGCCACGCAGGGCAGGCCGGGCGGCTCGTTCGGACGTTCCCACATGCACAGCACGACCGGCGCGCCGCGCGCCTCGGTCTTGTGCAGATCGGCGAAGTCGAGATTCGCGTTCATGACCAACACGCCTTCGGAGAGCGTGCCGGCGATCTGTTCCAGATACGCGCGGCCTGCCAGCGGATCTTCGTTCGTATTGCAGATGATCAGAAAGTGGCCGCTGCCGCGCGCCGCACGCTCGACCGCCAGCGCAAACTCGGGATAGAACGGGTTGGCGATGCTCGAGACCATCAATGCAATGGTTGGCGCACGGCCCTCGGCAAGTGCTCGTGCCGCGAGATGCGGCTGATAGCCGAGCGCTTCGACGGCATCGAGCACCCGTTGCCGGGTCTGCGCGCCGACCCGGCCGCGATTGCGCAGCACATTCGACACCGTGGCGGGGGTGCAACCGGCGCGGCGTGCGACTTCGCTCAGTGTTGGCATGGTTGTTCAGTATGTGGGACTGTTTCTCAAAATTTGCGTCCGGCATGAAGGCACGGCACCATTAATCGCACAGACAGCAAGATTTCGGAGACGCTGCAGGCCATTGATCGCACGCGGTCAATTTTTTTCGGCCGAACAGATTAAGCGCTTAATCTCCGACTTCGAGCCGATTAAATCACGGAGACGGAGCAATGGCGAGCATTTCGTTAAGAGGCGTCCAAAAATCGTACGGTGACGGTGCACCCGTCATTCGCGATGTCGATCTCGAGATCGGCGAGAACGAGTTCTGCGTGTTTCTCGGCCCGTCCGGTTGCGGCAAGTCCACCTTGTTGCGCATGATCGCCGGTCTCGAGGACGTGAGCGATGGCGATCTCTTTATCGGCGGTCAGCTCGTCAACGCCGTGCCTTCGGCCCAGCGTGGCGTAGCGATGGTCTTCCAGAGCTACGCGCTGTTCCCGCATATGACCGTGTTCGAGAACATGGCCTTCGGCCTGAAGCTCGCCAAAACGCCCAAGGACGAAATCGACCGCAAGGTGCGGGAAGCGGCGCGCGTCCTGCAACTCGAAGCGCTGCTGGACCGGCGTCCCAAGGCTTTGTCGGGTGGACAGCGGCAGCGCGTGGCGATCGGCCGCGCCATCGTGCGCCAACCCGGCGTGTTTCTGTTCGACGAACCGCTCTCCAATCTCGATGCCACCTTGCGCGGTCAGACCCGCGTCGAAATCGCCCGGCTGCACAAGCAGTTTGCCAAGGCGAGCGTCGTCTACGTGACGCACGACCAGATCGAAGCCATGACGCTCGCCGACAAGATCGTGCTGCTGCACGCCGGCAAGGACACCGAGCGCTACGGCAGCATTGCCCAGATCGGCGCGCCGCTCGAGCTGTATCACCGTCCGAAGAGCCGCTTTGTGGCCGGTTTTATCGGCTCGCCCCGGATGAATTTTCTGCCAGGGAAGGTTGCCTCGATCGACGCCCGCGGCGTGAGCGCGAAGCTCGATGGCAGCGGCGAGACCGTGCGTGTGAGCGTCGACGGGGCAGCGCTTGGGGTCGGGCAGCCTGTGACGTTCGGCGTGCGGCCTGAGCATCTGGAAATGGTCGAAGGGGTTCAGGAAGCCCCTGCCGACACCGCTCATGAATCTTCGTTGCTGACCCGCGCGGTCTCGCTCGTCGAGCAGCTCGGTGAGCACAGCTATGTCCACCTTGAAGAAGGCGAGGGCGTCGTATTGATCGCCAAGGCGCCTGGAGACACGCGCCTGAAGCAGGGCGATCAGGCTACCTTTCGGGCGCCTGCACCGGTCTGTCATTTGTTCACCGAAGACGGCTTCGCCGTTGCTTCGCTCGAATCCGTCGAACACTACGCGTAAAGGAAGGGCACTCGGATGCGCCTTGGAGTCTGTTACTACCCGGAACACTGGCCGGAGTCGATGTGGGAAGACGACGCCCGCCGCATGAAAGCGCTCGGCATCGAACAGGTTCGGATTGCTGAATTTGCCTGGAGCCGGATGGAGCCAACGCCTGGCGAATACGACTGGGCCTGGCTTGATCGCGCCGTCGACGTGCTCGGTGCGGCTGGCCTGCAAGTGGTGATGTGCACGCCGACCGCGACGCCGCCGAAATGGCTGATCGACCGTCATCCAGACATCCTGCCGGTTGGCGTCGACGGCCGTCCGCGGGCCTTCGGTTCGCGTCGTCACTACGATTTCTCGTCGCCTTCGTATTTTGCTGCTTCAGAACGTATCTGCACCGCAGTGGCCGAACGTTACGGCAAGCATCCGGCCGTTGCGTACTGGCAGACCGATAACGAGTTCGGTTGCCATCAGACGGTGGTCAGCTATTCGCGGGCGGCGGTGCTGCGGTTTCGCGAGTGGCTGAAGGCGCGCTATCAGACGATCGATGCGCTGAACTGCGCGTGGGGCACGGTGTTCTGGAGCATGGAGTACCGCAGCTTCGACGAGATCGACGCGCCGGTGGCGACCGTCACCGAGGCGCATCCGTCGCACCGGCTCGACTACCGGCGCTTCGCATCGGATGAAGTCGCGCGCTACAACCGCATGCAGGTCGAGATCATCCGTGCGCACTCGCCAGGCCGGCCGGTTGCGCACAACTTCATGCAGTTGTTCACCGAATTCGATCACTACAAGGTCGCTGCCGATCTGGATGTCGCCACATGGGATAGCTATCCGCTCGGCGCACTCGAAGAGCAGTGGTTTGCGCCCGAACTCAAGGCGAAATGGCTGCGCACCGGTCATCCGGATTTCGCATCGTTCAATCACGATGTCTATCGTGGCATGTCGAAGCTGCCGTTCTGGGTGATGGAGCAGCAGCCGGGGCCGGTCAACTGGGCGCACTGGAATCCGGCGCCGCTGCCTGGCATGGTGCGTCTGTGGAGCTGGGAGGCGTTTGCGCACGGGGCGGGCTGCGTGTCGTATTTCCGCTGGCGTCAGGCGCCGTTTGCCCAGGAGCAGATGCACGCGGGTTTGAATACGCCCGATAACCTGCTGGATCTTGGCGGCAGTGAGGCAGCCCAGGTGGCCAAGGAGATTCACAAGGTGCTGGCCGCGGACGCCGACGCGAATGCGAACGTGCGCTCGAAGGTCGCGCTCGTCTACGACTACGAGGCGAAGTGGTTGTTCGAAATTCATCCGCAGGGTGCGGACTTCCACTATCCGCGCTTTGCTTTCGAGTATTACTCGACACTGCGTGGATTGGGTCTCGATGTCGACGTGGTGCCGGTCGATGCGCCGCTCGATGGCTACAGGATGATTGTCGTGCCGCCGTTGCCGGTGGTGCCCGCGGACTTCGCGCAGCGTCTGGCCCGTTCGGGCGCACAAGTCGTGCTCGGGCCGCGCACCGGCTCGAAGACAGACGATCTGCAGATTCCCGCGGGGTTGCCGCCGGGGTCGCTGGCCTCGGTATTGCCGATGCGCGTGTGGCGCGTCGAGTCGCTGCGGCCCAATGTGACTGAACCGGTCAGGCTCGCGGGTAGCCCAAGCCTCGAGGACGGGGTAGGGCGGCATTGGCGCGATCTGATCGAAACGTCGGAGTCGGCCAGCGCGGCAGCGCTCGAGATTCGCGGCCGTTTCGCCGACGGTCATCCCGCGTATGTTCGGAGCGGTTCGATTCACTACCTGGCGAGCATCTTCGACGACGTCCTGACGACGCGACTGTTTGCAGGCGTCGCGCGGGAAGCAGGACTTGATGTGACGGCGCTCGGCGACGGTTTGCGTATCAGCCGGCGCGGTGGGTTGGCGTACGTGTTGAATTACGGCGAGCAGTCTCATACGCTCGCGGATGTCGCGGACGATGCATTTGTAATCGGCTCGCGTGAAATCGGGCCGCAGGGCGTGGCAGTTTATCGGACCAGTTAGAGCTTAAAACGACGTAAAAACCAAGGAGACAGGCATGCAATTCAAACTTCGGAAGGTTCTGGTTGCCGTCGCGCTGACGGCGGCCACCGCAGCGGCATTGATGGCCGGCAGCGCGCAGGCAGGCACACTCGCGATCAACATCGCGTTCAAGGGCGCCAGTCAACGGGCGGTCTGGCAGCAGGTGATCGACGAGTTCAAGAAGGCCCATCCGGGCACGGACGTCAACGTGTCGTTTATCGATGAGGAAGCCTACAAGGTGCAATTGCCTGGCTGGCTGTCGACGGTCTCACCCGACATCGTGAACTGGCACGACGGTGAACGGATGGCGTATTACGCACAGCGCGGCCTGTTCGAGGACCTGAGCGGAGACTGGAGCAAGAACGGCTGGAACAATACCTACGCCTCGACGAAGGAAGCCTCGTCGTATAAGGGCAAGCAGTACGCGGCACCGACCGTCTACTACTCGTGGGGCATGTTCTATCGCAAGGACCTGTTCCAGAAGGTGGGGATCGCGAGCGAGCCGAAAACGTGGGACGAATTTCTCGACGCCTGCAAGAAGTTGAAAGCGGCCGGGATTACGCCGATCGCCGTGGGTGGCCGCGATGCCTGGACGCTTGCCGGCTGGTTCGACTATCTGGATCTGCGCCTGAACGGCAACGCATTCCATCAGAAACTGATGGCCGGTGAAGTGCCGTACACCGATCCGCGCGTGAAGAAGGTGTACACGACGTGGAAGCAACTGATCGACGACGGCTACTTTATCGACAATTCGCTCTCCTACGATCTGGACGCGGCGCAGCCGTTCCTGTTCCAGGGCAAGGCCGCGATGATGCTGATGGGGACG
The sequence above is drawn from the Paraburkholderia phenazinium genome and encodes:
- the bcsA gene encoding UDP-forming cellulose synthase catalytic subunit — protein: MSTPQSEGIDTAAPPSRLERIVDARLWGSTVVSVCLTLFALVILYFVFTVPLAFYEQLTFATCCFICALLFRRLQGRYATLVMIMLSVVASGRYMFWRLTATTYWEHPLDAVWGLLLVSAEVYSTIVMMLGYFQTAWPLKREPMPLPADRNAWPTVDVFIPTYNEPLSVVKPTIYAALALDYPADKLSIHVLDDGRRPEFKAFCEEVGVHWTIRTHNRHAKAGNINEALKITSGEYLAIFDCDHIPTRSFLQIGLGWFLRDKLLSMLQTPHHFFSADPFERNLGTFRKVPNEGELFYGLVQDGNDLWNATFFCGSCALLRRSMVEEIGGIAVETVTEDAHTALKLHRLGYTTAYLAIAQAAGLATESLSGHIGQRIRWARGMTQIFRIDNPLTGKGLKIGQRLCYLNAMMHFFYGVPRLVFLTAPLSFLFFGAHVIEAAAGTIAIYALPHMMHASITNSRMQRLFRHSFWAEVYESVLASYITAPTLLALINPKLGKFNVTAKGGQIEKNYFDWAISRPYLFLLLLNLLGFIVGLVHIYLRWDVSSEVKTTVLNLGWTGYNMLILGASVAAASERRQIRAVHRVAMKMPVMLKFSTGRTLACQTIDYSEGGVGVELPNGIQVPMHERVTVSLFRGDEEYAFPATVGFTAPGRVGLRFDAMSREQEYEFVKSTFARADAWMGWAEGRPTDTPLRGLSHVLLVGVRGIAGLFEHLYEDLRGSMRSRPIDVKKLETKKD
- the bcsQ gene encoding cellulose biosynthesis protein BcsQ, whose product is MKVIAVVSAKGGVGKTTLAANLASVLATSGRRVIALDLDPQNALRLHFGVPLDSIDGLSRATLSGDAWQSVMFDGVDGVTVLPYGAVLEDDRRRFEAHIDHDPLWLAHALATLRLEASDIVVIDTPPGSSVYTRTALCAATFALNVVLADAASYAAIPQMERMIETYASPRPEFGGVGYVINQVDQSRQLTKDVLKVLRHLLGDKLFPGVIHQDEGVSESLACDTTLIHYDPLSQAAVDFRSCGQWLMSRIDAIAVSPRSVA
- a CDS encoding bifunctional diguanylate cyclase/phosphodiesterase; protein product: MLPIHAQHMTDAHLRDRFHRRSLDQQRPLSTITMASTVVAALLFVLARSLVAGPTISISYRLACVAMLALLVAGVRKARTTGIFGALGVGFTLVLVILIALNVNGLNEPLLWALPALLVIPICAAPLWLTPTHFFAGTVVFYASGLPLLFRQGYTHDVNVVTLLWVAIGVPTASVFHFGFYWFRRDHFLLENRLAELAATDPLTGLQNRRSFMEQAERRLSTLAEGVKVCAIFVDIDYFKSLNDQFGHAAGDQTLYEVAQVLMDQTIAQDSVSRIGGEEFAILRREGLASALELAERLRGAVSRIARPDGYVTASFGVAEHRTGESIMALLDRADEALLRAKQSGRNRVCAERSSPFDPLQLLFAGDPADPSGSARPRWEDYYLTSHFQPLYSLSHQKQVGFEALLRGEQSDGSLVPPAVLFAPRPLSDEGELDRASHVVHLGNAQRLIPDEAWIFLNILPATFVADGYADQLAAIVRSAALEPEKIVLEILESHGGSVDEMSRAAARYRQHGFLIAVDDFGAGQSNLDRLFRIRPDFVKLDGELIRATIPDTQHSILPKLVSLLHQAGMLVVVEGVETTEELILAVESNVDFAQGYLLGRPAARIAPPDAVNRMIDRSFDVIAQGRAHLHALFENKVEPYRFALRSAADALLSGIAMEDAFADLSQQDLCISCFILDDRGRQIGPEVAGVASTSLAGTLQPVSDPRDARWDHRPYFRNAVLLPGVPVASNPYLSLASGRPCVAVTVAIQSPQMRSVVGTELDWSAPHLPWPASE
- a CDS encoding ABC transporter ATP-binding protein; translation: MASISLRGVQKSYGDGAPVIRDVDLEIGENEFCVFLGPSGCGKSTLLRMIAGLEDVSDGDLFIGGQLVNAVPSAQRGVAMVFQSYALFPHMTVFENMAFGLKLAKTPKDEIDRKVREAARVLQLEALLDRRPKALSGGQRQRVAIGRAIVRQPGVFLFDEPLSNLDATLRGQTRVEIARLHKQFAKASVVYVTHDQIEAMTLADKIVLLHAGKDTERYGSIAQIGAPLELYHRPKSRFVAGFIGSPRMNFLPGKVASIDARGVSAKLDGSGETVRVSVDGAALGVGQPVTFGVRPEHLEMVEGVQEAPADTAHESSLLTRAVSLVEQLGEHSYVHLEEGEGVVLIAKAPGDTRLKQGDQATFRAPAPVCHLFTEDGFAVASLESVEHYA
- the bcsD gene encoding cellulose biosynthesis protein BcsD produces the protein MVPILDYLLDRQISPQWRGLLTALAEEFEAQIGQGELRQLMYRVGCRFAAAHPLPPCGSTADLAEAFNARWQEADWGYVDLSDEPDYLRIAHSCAPLHAFGSAALSWTPAFLEGVYQTWLSALGAEGLSVAQASEFDEHATIEFRLGRQPA
- a CDS encoding LacI family DNA-binding transcriptional regulator; this encodes MPTLSEVARRAGCTPATVSNVLRNRGRVGAQTRQRVLDAVEALGYQPHLAARALAEGRAPTIALMVSSIANPFYPEFALAVERAARGSGHFLIICNTNEDPLAGRAYLEQIAGTLSEGVLVMNANLDFADLHKTEARGAPVVLCMWERPNEPPGLPCVAVDFRLAGQLAGQHLLELGHRRIGAIVGSKVAGIHAARYEGFLDALRTAGLDVADSPVRYAPDTTQGGYRATRELLEADPRLTAILATNDLPALGALHAAADLGLQVPHDLSVVGITDIRLAQESRPALTTVAVPTVEAAELAVSLLRELIEASPRGVRANGDAPRMCVTSEPKLVVRGSTRAPRTAQGS
- the bcsP gene encoding cellulose biosynthesis protein BcsP; this translates as MSPSSDIETLFGHFGGNAGDYQEIGRENEASTARTRWPLLVTLDLTQPSIPAIVQRRDAASKQADDAAQAQAAADDRPEASVSADTPLTGPALMRSKAPLFARPHRRNIPPVANVVKADGPRGAERFSALPQVADPQVAASQTAAPVAAAAAVAPAASIPTVPPIPPVVASTAPGFASIAHMGDVPPVVAPATAHAVPSQPSVAPALRAFAPPAAPLFSAKFAGAGVSRVPTTSSSFTAGTPRAAVAAPAPTPAPAVATAQPGSILGKLFKPAAHNPASATATPAPQNTAAPLASVFDRLRGEAPAAATPAPHSWLTNGPRRS